A genomic window from Erpetoichthys calabaricus chromosome 17, fErpCal1.3, whole genome shotgun sequence includes:
- the gdpgp1 gene encoding GDP-D-glucose phosphorylase 1: protein MALPGEDAACFSGFQAQYIKFCNGDTSVYIFTYAEEDFIRGSAQCLDDDALSRFDKILRSKWQEKMERGFFKYHLGELQTRILPGSRHFVAQLNIQRGALRRKPQEIQSIKQVFDPSQFNFNKIKSGEILFEIQREGHCRRCDFDYNGVICDKILFVINVSPLEFCHSLIVPYPELCLPQILTMDAIRIGIESVLLSSDPGFRVGFNSLGAFASVNHLHLHCYYLNHRLLLEGTPAVPLSPHHNFYFLPDFPPGFLFYTDGDDLERLVDRIWKITQVFVEKDIAHNMFITRGCQPDHHRCDTFLVRSGIRIVLWPRMSCFGAKEESAFNVALCELAGHLPFKNRKDFESTTEETVIQIIKKYLLPENQFFQLQSELLKVFDTQEAPSSV from the coding sequence ATGGCGTTGCCCGGTGAAGATGCCGCTTGCTTTAGTGGTTTCCAAGCTCAGTATATAAAATTTTGTAATGGTGACACATCTGTGTATATTTTTACGTATGCTGAAGAAGACTTTATCCGGGGCAGTGCTCAGTGTCTTGACGATGATGCGCTTTCTCGCTTCGACAAAATTCTGAGGTCCAAGTGGCAAGAGAAGATGGAGCGAGGCTTCTTTAAATACCATCTCGGAGAATTGCAGACGCGTATCTTACCTGGATCGCGGCATTTTGTCGCACAGTTAAATATTCAGAGGGGCGCCCTAAGACGTAAAccgcaagagatacagagcattAAGCAAGTATTCGATCCCAgtcagtttaattttaataagaTTAAATCAGGCGAAATTCTCTTTGAAATTCAAAGAGAAGGACATTGTCGCCGTTGTGATTTTGACTATAATggagtaatttgtgataaaaTACTCTTTGTTATTAATGTAAGTCCTCTGGAATTTTGCCACTCTTTGATTGTTCCTTACCCCGAACTTTGCCTTCCGCAAATTCTGACGATGGATGCCATCCGAATTGGAATTGAGTCCGTTTTGCTAAGTTCAGACCCGGGTTTCCGTGTCGGATTTAACAGCTTGGGTGCCTTTGCCTCAGTGAATCACTTACATCTGCACTGTTACTACCTCAATCATAGACTTCTGCTTGAAGGAACACCAGCAGTGCCCCTGTCCCCACATCATAACTTCTACTTTCTTCCCGACTTTCCCCCAGGTTTTCTGTTTTACACTGATGGCGATGATCTGGAAAGGTTggtggacaggatttggaaaatCACACAGGTTTTCGTTGAAAAAGATATTGCTCACAACATGTTTATAACCAGGGGCTGCCAGCCTGATCATCACCGCTGTGACACTTTTCTTGTTCGATCAGGCATCCGCATTGTGCTATGGCCACGAATGTCCTGCTTTGGTGCCAAGGAAGAATCTGCCTTTAACGTTGCTCTTTGTGAGCTGGCCGGTCACTTACCCTTCAAAAATCGGAAAGATTTTGAGTCTACTACAGAGGAGACAGTTATACAGATAATCAAGAAGTATCTTCTTCCAGAAAATCAGTTTTTTCAGTTACAGAGCGAACTCCTCAAAGTTTTTGATACACAGGAAGCACCGAGTTCAGTTTAA